From the genome of Psychroserpens ponticola, one region includes:
- a CDS encoding methylmalonyl-CoA mutase subunit beta, with amino-acid sequence MSKSLFNQFPDVSSKEWKQKIQADLKGVDYNKTLIWQTNEGIDVKPFYHKDEFNTLPEVSASEVTKFKICQTIFVANVAKSNTKALDIATRGAEAIKFIIPTEDISIKELLQHIDLSNINLYFELQFLSPEYVKRINSYKQQNSSIYVNTDIIGKLSASGNWFSNLKDDHKYFDSIISSTKTLSINVSHYQNAGANITQQLGYALAHANEYLNHFDNTLDNNSKEQLNVIFNVSIGTNYFFEIAKLRALRILWKSLASQYGVNTECHIFATPSIRNKTIYDYNTNLLRTTTECMSAILGGANTVNNLAYDAVYHKDNEFSERIARNQLLILKHESYFNAVNNPADGAYYIESLTAQISEKALDLFKDIEANGGFLNQLKEGTIQRKIKESAAKEQKQFDEGELVLLGTNKHPNKEDIMHSEIELYPFLKTNPVKTLVEPIINKRLSNALDENRLNKEKL; translated from the coding sequence ATGAGTAAATCTTTATTTAACCAGTTTCCGGATGTTTCGTCAAAAGAATGGAAACAGAAAATACAAGCCGATCTAAAAGGAGTCGATTACAACAAAACACTTATCTGGCAAACCAATGAAGGCATCGATGTAAAACCTTTTTACCATAAAGACGAATTTAATACACTTCCTGAAGTCTCTGCTTCCGAAGTCACAAAATTTAAAATTTGCCAAACCATATTTGTTGCTAATGTTGCAAAATCAAATACTAAAGCTCTAGACATCGCTACAAGAGGTGCAGAAGCAATAAAATTCATTATTCCAACTGAAGATATTTCTATTAAAGAACTCCTGCAACACATAGATTTATCAAATATTAACCTCTATTTTGAATTACAGTTTTTATCTCCCGAATATGTAAAACGAATAAACAGCTATAAGCAACAGAATTCTTCAATTTATGTAAATACTGATATTATTGGAAAATTATCTGCTTCTGGAAATTGGTTTTCAAACCTAAAAGATGACCACAAATATTTTGATTCTATAATTTCTAGCACCAAAACACTAAGCATTAATGTATCACATTACCAAAATGCAGGCGCAAACATAACTCAACAATTAGGCTATGCTTTAGCTCACGCTAATGAGTATTTAAATCATTTTGACAATACACTAGATAACAATTCAAAAGAGCAATTAAATGTTATTTTTAACGTCTCCATAGGTACAAATTACTTTTTCGAAATCGCAAAACTTCGAGCATTGAGAATCCTATGGAAAAGCCTAGCTTCTCAATATGGCGTAAATACTGAATGTCACATTTTCGCTACACCATCTATACGAAACAAAACCATTTACGACTACAACACAAATTTACTTAGAACGACTACAGAATGTATGAGTGCAATTCTTGGAGGTGCTAACACTGTAAATAATCTAGCTTACGATGCTGTATATCACAAAGACAATGAATTTAGCGAACGTATTGCTAGAAATCAATTACTCATTCTTAAGCATGAAAGTTATTTCAATGCCGTAAATAATCCAGCAGATGGAGCCTATTATATTGAATCGTTAACTGCACAAATTTCTGAAAAAGCTTTAGACCTTTTTAAAGATATTGAAGCAAATGGCGGATTTCTAAACCAACTTAAAGAAGGAACCATTCAAAGAAAAATTAAAGAAAGCGCTGCAAAAGAACAAAAGCAATTTGACGAAGGAGAACTTGTATTATTAGGCACAAATAAGCATCCAAATAAAGAAGACATTATGCATTCTGAAATAGAATTATATCCGTTTTTAAAAACAAACCCAGTCAAAACATTAGTTGAACCTATAATCAATAAAAGACTATCTAACGCTCTGGATGAAAACAGATTAAATAAAGAAAAATTATAA
- a CDS encoding FtsB family cell division protein translates to MLKYLKNIFVIIIIFFAVWMLFIDSNSLMIHHELNEDISDLENEKEYYNKEIEIDKKAIKELSTEEGIEKLAREKYYMKKDNEDIYIIEYEDSLKTKTNDE, encoded by the coding sequence ATGCTTAAATATCTCAAAAACATATTTGTCATTATCATTATATTTTTTGCTGTGTGGATGCTATTTATAGACTCTAATTCATTAATGATTCACCACGAATTAAATGAAGACATCAGCGATTTAGAAAATGAAAAAGAATATTATAATAAAGAGATTGAAATAGATAAAAAAGCAATAAAAGAACTTAGCACAGAAGAAGGGATTGAAAAATTAGCGCGTGAAAAATATTACATGAAAAAAGACAATGAAGACATCTATATCATCGAATATGAAGACAGCCTAAAAACTAAGACTAACGATGAGTAA
- the udk gene encoding uridine kinase: MLIIGIAGGTGCGKTTVVNQILNELPEGEVGIISQDSYYKDTSHLSYDERIKINFDHPRSIDFELLESHLKELKKGNAIDQPVYSFVKHNRTGDTIHTLPRKVMIVEGILILTHPELRDMFDIKIFVHADSDERLIRRLKRDITERGRDINEVLTRYQNTLKPMHQQFIEPMKEYADIIIPNNKYNTVAVDIVKTIINEKLN, encoded by the coding sequence ATGCTTATCATAGGAATTGCAGGTGGAACTGGATGTGGCAAAACCACAGTCGTTAATCAAATATTAAATGAACTTCCTGAGGGAGAAGTTGGTATTATTTCTCAAGATTCTTATTATAAAGACACTTCGCATTTAAGTTATGATGAACGTATTAAAATTAATTTTGATCATCCAAGATCTATAGATTTTGAATTGCTAGAATCTCATCTAAAAGAACTCAAAAAAGGAAACGCAATTGACCAACCTGTCTATTCTTTTGTAAAGCACAATAGAACTGGAGATACCATCCATACACTTCCACGAAAGGTTATGATTGTTGAAGGTATTTTAATATTAACACATCCTGAACTTAGAGACATGTTTGACATTAAAATATTTGTGCATGCTGATAGTGATGAACGCTTGATAAGAAGACTTAAACGTGACATTACTGAACGCGGACGTGACATAAATGAAGTGTTAACGCGCTACCAAAACACATTAAAACCTATGCATCAGCAATTCATTGAACCTATGAAAGAATATGCTGATATCATTATACCTAACAATAAATATAATACAGTTGCAGTTGATATCGTAAAAACCATCATTAACGAAAAACTGAATTAA
- a CDS encoding PQQ-dependent sugar dehydrogenase, which translates to MTFKNKFLILTALYAVFACAQDKNPKNTEHEFEVVVKDLSIPWGFTFLPDNSILITENEGQIIHFKDGKKTEIKNTPKIYNRGQGGLLDIVLHPNYSNNGWIYITYSSPEGKDKGGHTALMRAKLKNNTLVEKQVLYKATPNTTRGQHFGSRIVFDDKGYLYFTIGERGNRDENPQDITRDGGKVYRLHDDGRIPSENPFINTPNAKKAIYSYGHRNPQGMTIHPETREIWTHEHGPKGGDEINIIKSGKNYGWPVISYGINYIGTKFTDITEKEGMEQPLHYWDPSIAPSGMTFITSDKYKGWEGNLLIGSLKFKYLDNCYIKNGKIIKEERLLDGLGRVRSVNQGPDGYIYVGIENLGIVKLIKK; encoded by the coding sequence ATGACATTTAAAAATAAATTCCTGATTCTAACTGCTCTTTATGCCGTTTTCGCTTGTGCTCAAGATAAGAATCCTAAAAATACAGAACACGAATTCGAAGTGGTTGTAAAAGATCTTAGTATTCCTTGGGGATTTACCTTTCTTCCAGACAATTCAATACTGATAACCGAAAATGAAGGCCAAATTATCCATTTTAAAGACGGAAAAAAAACTGAAATTAAAAACACACCTAAAATTTATAATCGTGGTCAAGGTGGACTTCTAGATATTGTTTTACATCCAAATTATTCAAATAATGGTTGGATTTATATCACTTATTCTTCCCCTGAAGGAAAAGATAAAGGAGGACACACAGCTTTAATGAGAGCAAAACTAAAAAACAACACACTAGTTGAAAAACAAGTATTATATAAAGCCACACCAAATACAACAAGAGGTCAACATTTTGGTTCAAGAATTGTGTTTGATGATAAAGGCTATTTGTATTTCACAATAGGTGAACGCGGAAATCGAGATGAAAATCCGCAAGATATAACTCGAGATGGCGGAAAAGTATATCGACTACATGATGATGGACGAATTCCAAGTGAAAACCCATTTATCAATACACCAAATGCTAAAAAAGCAATTTATTCATATGGTCACCGCAATCCACAAGGCATGACTATTCATCCTGAAACCAGAGAGATATGGACTCATGAACATGGACCAAAAGGAGGAGACGAAATAAATATTATTAAATCTGGCAAAAATTATGGTTGGCCAGTCATTAGTTATGGCATCAACTACATAGGAACTAAGTTTACAGATATTACTGAAAAAGAAGGCATGGAACAACCCTTACATTATTGGGATCCATCAATAGCTCCTAGCGGAATGACATTTATTACAAGTGATAAATACAAAGGCTGGGAAGGCAACCTACTTATCGGTTCTTTAAAATTCAAATATTTAGACAATTGCTATATTAAAAATGGCAAAATAATCAAAGAAGAACGTTTACTCGATGGATTAGGTCGCGTTAGATCTGTAAATCAAGGACCAGATGGTTACATTTATGTTGGAATTGAAAACTTAGGTATTGTCAAACTGATTAAAAAGTAA
- a CDS encoding site-specific integrase, translated as MQSQTTFALSFWVNATRVKNNLVSVFARVTVNGKRANISLKRKVILSEWDSNKGRARGNKQESRLLNRYLDLVKNRIYEAHDELVKEKVFICAQSIKARFLGEDNEEYSLLTLVDYHNTQMSESLTYGTLKNYFTTQKYIKLFLTKKRKTQDVYLSQLTFRFLVDFEKFLRLYVPEDHQKKMENNTVMKHIQRLRKMVTLAYKMEWIDKDPFIKFKPTYIKNEREFLREDELQNIIEKEFEIERLTLVKDLFIFSCYTGLSYIDVMNLNEDNIAIGIDGGRWIITSRQKTHNKVKIPVLPMAEELIEKYKGHIKTKKTKTLFPNISNQKLNSYLKEIADLCGIKKNLTFHIARHTFATTITLSNGVPIETVSKLLGHTKIATTQIYAKVIERKVSDDMKTLREKFEKRKLNTENQSKFI; from the coding sequence ATGCAATCACAAACCACCTTTGCCCTATCATTTTGGGTTAATGCCACACGAGTAAAAAATAATCTAGTTTCAGTTTTCGCTAGAGTAACTGTAAATGGCAAACGAGCAAATATCAGTTTAAAACGAAAAGTAATTTTATCCGAATGGGATTCCAATAAAGGAAGAGCCAGAGGTAATAAACAAGAATCTCGGTTACTTAATAGATATTTAGACCTGGTTAAAAATAGAATCTACGAAGCTCATGATGAACTAGTAAAAGAAAAAGTCTTTATCTGTGCTCAATCTATTAAAGCTCGTTTTTTAGGCGAAGACAACGAAGAATATTCTTTATTAACGTTAGTAGATTATCATAATACACAAATGAGCGAATCATTAACTTATGGTACTTTAAAGAACTACTTCACTACTCAAAAATATATCAAGTTATTCTTAACAAAAAAAAGAAAAACTCAAGATGTGTATTTATCACAATTAACATTTCGTTTTTTGGTTGATTTCGAAAAATTTCTACGTTTATATGTACCAGAGGATCATCAGAAGAAAATGGAAAATAATACGGTTATGAAGCATATTCAACGACTTCGTAAAATGGTAACATTAGCTTATAAAATGGAATGGATAGATAAAGATCCTTTTATAAAATTCAAACCAACATATATTAAGAATGAACGTGAGTTTTTAAGAGAAGATGAATTACAAAACATTATTGAGAAAGAATTTGAAATAGAGAGATTAACACTTGTAAAAGACTTATTTATTTTCAGTTGCTACACAGGTTTATCGTATATAGATGTTATGAACCTCAACGAAGATAATATTGCAATTGGTATAGATGGCGGTAGATGGATAATTACGAGCAGACAGAAAACTCACAATAAAGTAAAGATTCCTGTTTTACCTATGGCTGAAGAATTAATTGAAAAATATAAAGGGCATATTAAAACGAAAAAAACAAAAACATTATTCCCTAATATTTCAAATCAGAAACTAAATTCTTACCTAAAAGAAATTGCAGATTTATGTGGAATTAAAAAGAACCTCACTTTTCATATTGCTAGACACACTTTTGCCACAACAATAACATTAAGTAATGGTGTACCGATAGAAACGGTTTCAAAACTTCTAGGTCATACAAAAATCGCTACAACCCAAATATATGCTAAAGTTATTGAGAGAAAGGTAAGTGATGATATGAAAACCTTAAGAGAAAAATTCGAAAAAAGAAAATTAAACACAGAAAATCAATCAAAATTTATTTAA
- a CDS encoding helix-turn-helix domain-containing protein, with protein MRSNLFSATFFYSRDWSQVTNISYFYTMKFEIDILIILDLFAGFSAIMISLLFLTIKSKNQKANVFLALFALSLGWTEISSIYIDYLEINELKASFFFHLDFVFLIIPSLFIYIIITINKSFNRWYLLLLLPALLINTFQPEEDSFLDFIFILLYPLFVIPLIIIAFRFLRSHSKNVANYYSSELESKTMSWIKSIIILVFIFHITMILSEIAILQSESLGYVFALLGTLITVFIVYWVGYNGFFQAQLFTTTFNIEKTVSNEDDKDVPQSENDESLQEHFQEVCEQIEKEKLFKDQNLTLNALAGLLEIKERDLSVLINKASNTNFYKFINKYRVDEFKKLMQSDKAAQYSILGLAQEAGFSSKSTFYNAFKTLEGITPRQYKESLNASENTNSD; from the coding sequence ATGAGATCAAATCTTTTCTCAGCTACTTTTTTCTATTCAAGAGATTGGAGTCAAGTCACAAATATCAGTTACTTTTATACAATGAAATTCGAAATTGATATACTTATAATTTTAGATTTATTTGCTGGTTTTTCTGCAATAATGATAAGTTTATTGTTTTTAACGATAAAATCAAAAAATCAAAAAGCTAATGTTTTTTTAGCTCTGTTTGCATTAAGCTTAGGGTGGACGGAAATAAGTAGTATTTATATAGATTATTTAGAAATAAATGAATTAAAAGCTTCATTCTTTTTTCACTTAGACTTTGTGTTTTTAATTATCCCTTCTTTATTTATCTATATAATTATTACAATAAACAAATCTTTTAATAGGTGGTATTTATTATTACTATTACCTGCCTTATTAATTAATACCTTTCAACCAGAAGAAGACAGCTTTTTAGATTTTATATTTATTCTTCTTTATCCTCTTTTTGTTATACCATTAATAATTATTGCTTTTAGATTTTTAAGAAGCCATAGTAAAAATGTTGCTAATTATTATTCTTCGGAATTAGAGTCTAAAACGATGTCTTGGATAAAAAGTATTATTATTCTGGTATTCATATTTCATATCACAATGATTTTAAGTGAAATCGCAATATTACAAAGTGAATCATTGGGATATGTATTTGCGCTTTTAGGAACTTTAATTACTGTTTTTATTGTCTATTGGGTTGGCTACAATGGTTTTTTTCAAGCACAATTATTTACTACTACTTTTAATATAGAAAAAACAGTAAGTAATGAAGATGATAAGGATGTCCCTCAAAGTGAAAATGACGAAAGCTTACAGGAGCATTTTCAAGAAGTTTGCGAACAAATAGAAAAAGAAAAATTATTTAAAGATCAAAACTTAACCTTAAATGCGTTAGCAGGCTTGCTTGAAATTAAGGAAAGAGACTTGTCCGTCTTAATAAATAAAGCATCAAATACCAATTTCTATAAATTCATTAACAAATATCGTGTTGATGAGTTTAAAAAATTGATGCAATCAGATAAAGCTGCACAATATTCTATTCTAGGCTTAGCACAAGAAGCCGGATTCTCTTCTAAATCAACGTTTTATAATGCTTTTAAAACTTTAGAAGGCATAACACCAAGGCAATATAAAGAATCTTTAAATGCGTCCGAAAACACGAATTCGGACTAG
- a CDS encoding TonB-dependent receptor, which translates to MKHPFLSLLIFFFISVGYAQEKFTISGTLKDQSNGETLLGATILIKGTSIGVTTNEYGFYSLTADKGNYTLVVSYLGYKTVEKEIVLDQNIKFNTELEEDAGQLDEVVIIAEESKKVNLRTPQMSVAKLSAKSIKKIPAVLGEIDVIKAIQLLPGVTNSGEGASGFNVRGGAEDQNLVLLDEAVIYNSSHLFGFFSVFNADAIKDIKLYKGGIPARFGGRASSVLDIRQKDGNSKELKLSGGVGLISSRLTVEGPTFKDKGSFLISGRSSYAHLFLKLNKETKNSSVKFSDLNFKTNYEINENNKMYLSGYYGNDIIRFDKSFKNSYGNLIGNLRWNHLFSDKLFSNLSLIYSKYNYNLELDLDGIDWKSDIKNYNLKYDVGYSLNDTYKFNFGVSGIYYDFNPGRLNPLNSSSGVNKRKLDDKFGIETGIYAGLEHKISSKLTAQYGIRYSNFSRLGKQTLNEYTNNLPVVYNASLGIYERANAIAQTTYNKNKTIATFGNFEPRLALSYQLNEKSSVKASYNRIAQYLHLISNTTSATPLDVWAPSGKFIKPQLANQYAVGYFRNFKDNMFSIEAEAYYKTIDNRVDYINGADLIAQNNIEREILIGKTRSYGLELLLRKNKGDFTGWIAYTLSKAQQQTPGGAAGGLGVNNGKWYNTSYDRTHDISVTGSYELNEKWSFSTNFAFQTGRPVTYPNGQFQFSGLSIATYSNRNADRLPAYHRLDISATLTPRKNKNRKWQSEWVFGVYNLYGRKNAASISFGENLDTNVNQATRTSIFGITPGITYNFKF; encoded by the coding sequence ATGAAACACCCTTTTTTATCATTATTAATTTTCTTTTTTATTTCCGTAGGATATGCACAAGAAAAATTTACTATTAGCGGAACACTTAAAGACCAAAGCAATGGAGAAACACTTTTAGGTGCCACAATTCTTATAAAAGGAACTTCAATAGGAGTAACCACGAATGAATATGGTTTTTATTCCTTAACAGCCGACAAAGGAAATTATACATTGGTGGTTTCCTATTTAGGCTATAAAACCGTAGAAAAAGAAATTGTACTTGACCAAAACATTAAATTCAATACAGAATTAGAAGAAGACGCAGGTCAATTGGATGAAGTTGTTATTATCGCTGAAGAATCTAAAAAAGTAAATTTAAGAACGCCACAAATGAGTGTTGCCAAGTTATCGGCTAAATCCATTAAAAAAATCCCAGCAGTTTTAGGTGAAATAGATGTAATTAAGGCTATACAATTGCTGCCAGGAGTTACTAACTCTGGTGAAGGCGCTTCAGGTTTTAATGTACGTGGAGGAGCAGAAGACCAAAACCTAGTATTACTTGACGAAGCCGTTATATATAATTCATCACATTTATTTGGCTTCTTTTCGGTCTTCAATGCAGATGCTATTAAAGATATTAAACTTTATAAAGGAGGTATACCTGCTCGTTTTGGAGGAAGAGCGTCTTCAGTTTTAGACATTCGGCAAAAAGATGGTAATAGTAAAGAACTCAAACTTTCAGGAGGTGTTGGACTTATATCTAGTAGGCTTACGGTCGAAGGGCCTACTTTTAAAGATAAAGGATCTTTTTTAATATCGGGAAGATCTTCTTATGCACACTTATTTCTGAAGTTAAATAAAGAAACCAAAAACAGTAGTGTGAAATTTTCTGATCTGAATTTTAAAACCAATTATGAAATTAATGAGAATAATAAAATGTATCTATCTGGTTATTACGGAAATGATATTATTAGATTTGACAAGTCTTTTAAAAATTCATATGGAAACCTTATAGGGAATTTGCGTTGGAACCATCTTTTTAGTGATAAACTATTTTCTAATTTATCACTTATTTACAGCAAATACAATTATAATCTTGAATTAGATCTAGATGGGATAGATTGGAAATCGGATATTAAAAATTACAATTTAAAATACGATGTTGGCTATTCTTTAAATGACACCTATAAATTTAATTTTGGTGTTAGTGGTATTTATTACGATTTTAATCCTGGAAGACTAAATCCATTAAATTCTAGTTCAGGAGTTAATAAACGTAAATTAGATGATAAATTTGGAATTGAAACAGGGATTTATGCTGGTTTAGAACACAAAATTTCTAGCAAACTTACGGCACAATACGGTATTCGATATAGTAATTTTTCTCGTTTAGGGAAACAAACTTTAAATGAATATACCAATAATTTACCAGTGGTTTATAATGCGAGTTTAGGAATCTATGAGCGTGCAAACGCAATTGCTCAGACAACATACAATAAAAATAAAACGATAGCAACATTTGGAAATTTCGAGCCTCGTTTAGCACTATCTTATCAGTTAAATGAAAAGTCATCTGTAAAAGCAAGTTATAACCGAATAGCACAATATTTGCATTTAATTTCTAATACCACATCAGCAACACCATTAGATGTATGGGCACCAAGCGGAAAATTTATAAAACCACAATTAGCCAATCAATATGCTGTAGGCTATTTTAGGAATTTTAAAGACAATATGTTTTCTATTGAGGCTGAAGCCTATTATAAAACAATAGATAATCGGGTAGATTATATTAATGGTGCAGATTTAATAGCACAGAACAACATAGAAAGGGAAATTTTGATAGGAAAGACTAGGTCTTATGGATTGGAATTATTACTTCGTAAAAACAAAGGTGATTTTACAGGGTGGATAGCATATACCCTTTCTAAAGCACAACAGCAAACACCAGGAGGTGCTGCTGGTGGCTTGGGGGTTAATAACGGGAAATGGTACAATACCTCTTACGATAGAACTCATGATATATCCGTTACAGGAAGTTATGAACTGAATGAAAAATGGAGTTTTTCAACAAACTTCGCTTTTCAAACAGGTCGTCCAGTTACTTATCCAAATGGACAATTTCAATTTAGTGGACTTTCAATAGCAACATATTCTAACAGAAATGCAGATCGCTTACCAGCCTATCATAGGTTAGATATATCTGCAACACTTACACCAAGAAAAAACAAAAATAGGAAATGGCAAAGTGAATGGGTGTTTGGTGTCTATAACTTATATGGGCGTAAAAACGCAGCATCTATTTCATTTGGAGAGAATTTAGATACAAATGTAAATCAAGCAACACGAACTTCAATTTTCGGAATTACACCAGGAATCACTTATAATTTTAAATTTTAA
- a CDS encoding DUF4249 domain-containing protein, protein MNIIHKYICPFLITTLLLNSCTDVIDVNVPNGGARLVVEAFINWEKGTTGQNQVIKLSTSTAFFDSNPDIPAIGADVKVTNDNDGTEFIFQDQGNGRYITNDFIPELNQIYLLEIIYNGKTYSATETLIPVVDISEVEQSISEEDGDENIKVTIFFDDPANEANYYLGEFIPSFNSQIDFFPLSDNFTDGNQNFMEFSDADFIAGNTLSISLYGISEHYYNFFDLLLIQSESDGNGPFQTTPVQLKGNCKNLADPNEEVLGYFRLSEVVRTTYTIN, encoded by the coding sequence ATGAACATTATACACAAATATATATGCCCTTTTTTAATTACAACCCTTCTTTTAAATTCTTGTACTGACGTTATAGATGTAAATGTGCCAAATGGAGGAGCAAGATTAGTAGTTGAAGCATTCATTAATTGGGAAAAAGGGACTACAGGTCAAAACCAAGTTATTAAATTAAGTACTTCAACGGCTTTTTTCGATTCAAATCCAGATATACCTGCCATTGGAGCGGACGTTAAAGTAACTAACGACAATGATGGAACAGAATTTATATTTCAAGACCAAGGAAATGGAAGGTATATTACAAATGATTTTATACCAGAACTGAATCAAATCTATTTATTAGAAATTATATACAACGGAAAAACTTACTCAGCAACCGAAACCTTAATTCCCGTAGTAGATATTTCAGAAGTTGAGCAATCCATAAGTGAGGAAGATGGAGATGAAAATATAAAAGTCACCATTTTTTTTGATGACCCCGCCAACGAAGCAAATTATTATTTGGGAGAATTTATTCCCTCATTTAATTCGCAAATTGATTTTTTCCCTTTAAGCGATAATTTTACCGATGGAAACCAAAACTTTATGGAATTTTCAGATGCAGATTTTATAGCAGGAAATACTTTAAGTATAAGTCTATATGGAATTTCTGAACACTATTATAATTTCTTTGATCTTCTATTGATCCAATCTGAATCGGACGGAAATGGCCCATTCCAGACAACACCAGTACAACTAAAAGGCAACTGTAAAAATTTAGCAGACCCAAATGAAGAGGTGCTAGGTTATTTTAGGTTGAGTGAGGTTGTTCGAACCACATATACCATTAATTAA
- a CDS encoding RteC domain-containing protein, with amino-acid sequence MDVNEKLVRDLENQLEFLESETERVLEKAEEGVKIAKRGLEQLRSIVLKQKFKTNQDEIHLFKQVKPQVYSKLIYYVKLFNIESKRPRGSNKSQIKYFNKHIDRLQNYFNDNLEFYHYYRRGATFLDEQYFLRGKADIRLFPESLAFFADDKFSTSHDNTVATILAYDMLIIHFKTEIDKLDNNVMETNSNAFQEQSKLFWTGNKTDLIELIYALYSLGVINSGTADIKEVASVCEQMFNVSLGDYYRTFLEIRSRKINQTKFMDKLKESLINKMLESDE; translated from the coding sequence ATGGATGTTAACGAAAAACTCGTTAGAGACCTCGAAAACCAATTAGAATTTCTTGAATCTGAAACTGAAAGGGTATTAGAAAAAGCTGAAGAAGGTGTAAAAATTGCAAAAAGAGGGTTAGAGCAATTGAGAAGTATAGTTTTAAAGCAAAAGTTTAAAACTAATCAAGATGAAATTCATCTATTTAAACAAGTAAAACCACAAGTATATAGTAAATTAATTTATTATGTAAAACTGTTTAATATTGAAAGTAAAAGGCCAAGAGGCAGTAATAAATCTCAAATAAAATACTTTAATAAGCATATAGATAGATTGCAAAATTATTTCAATGATAATTTAGAGTTTTATCATTATTATAGAAGAGGAGCTACTTTTTTAGATGAACAGTACTTTCTAAGAGGAAAAGCAGATATTCGATTGTTTCCGGAATCTTTAGCCTTTTTTGCAGATGATAAATTTTCTACAAGCCACGACAATACAGTTGCAACTATTTTAGCTTATGACATGTTAATTATTCATTTTAAAACAGAAATAGATAAATTAGATAATAATGTAATGGAAACGAATTCTAACGCTTTTCAGGAACAATCAAAACTGTTTTGGACAGGCAATAAAACCGATTTGATAGAGCTTATTTACGCTTTATATAGTTTAGGAGTAATTAATAGCGGAACAGCAGATATTAAAGAAGTAGCATCAGTTTGTGAACAAATGTTTAATGTTAGTTTAGGGGATTATTATAGAACCTTTTTAGAGATTCGTTCACGGAAAATTAATCAAACAAAGTTTATGGATAAACTTAAAGAATCTTTGATAAATAAGATGTTAGAATCTGATGAATAA
- a CDS encoding helix-turn-helix domain-containing protein, whose protein sequence is MAATIITTEDLREFKLELLEDIKAIINHQSGFASKKWLKSPEVRDFLSISPGTLQNLRINGTLPYTKVGGVIYYDYEEIQKVMEDNRIHNKF, encoded by the coding sequence ATGGCAGCAACAATTATCACTACAGAAGATCTTCGAGAATTCAAATTAGAATTACTAGAGGACATCAAAGCAATCATTAATCACCAATCTGGTTTCGCATCAAAAAAATGGTTAAAGTCGCCAGAAGTCCGCGACTTTTTAAGCATCTCACCAGGAACATTACAAAATCTTCGAATTAACGGAACATTACCATATACCAAAGTTGGTGGCGTTATTTATTATGATTATGAAGAAATTCAGAAAGTAATGGAAGACAATAGAATTCATAATAAATTCTAG